A single window of Triplophysa rosa linkage group LG2, Trosa_1v2, whole genome shotgun sequence DNA harbors:
- the her1 gene encoding hairy-related 1 produces the protein MIVTPKMASRRGTKRILKPVIEKKRRDRINQRLDELRTLLLDNTLDSRLQNPKLEKAEILELTVEYIKKKAQKPRQSQGDCNKNSDPHDTYAHALPSGRPRVPFSSVHEPFSAQMPSNPLYRAGFKECTSRLSNFIDCVEPSQRDNFIQGLCHHLDSYSKAAHPPWIPSPELTCRADVQAMAPMRGNTEAFSYPNSLYPNSFMLHHPHPAGPMTHPYLSPPYSISPPPSPCYSSSTPPFSSSPTYLTVPCHFVFPPTISPLSTDSSSSASSSSFSISPPALPVVPGPHLQVSPTPVRPTGSAPPCQPQTLRRALFQNQMQRVWRPW, from the exons atgatTGTTACTCCAAAAATGGCAAGCCGTCGAGGAACCAAAAGA ATCTTGAAACCTGTTATAGAGAAGAAACGGAGAGACAGAATTAACCAGCGTTTAGATGAGCTGAGAACACTTCTCCTGGATAACACACTGGACTCG CGACTTCAAAACCCCAAACTGGAGAAAGCTGAGATTCTAGAGTTAACAGTGGAATACATCAAGAAAAAAGCGCAAAAGCCAAGACAAAGTCAGG GAGATTGTAATAAGAACTCAGACCCACACGACACATACGCTCATGCTTTACCCTCTGGAAGGCCACGTGTACCCTTCTCCTCAGTCCACGAGCCCTTCAGCGCACAGATGCCCTCCAATCCCCTCTACAGGGCCGGTTTTAAGGAGTGCACCTCGCGACTTTCTAACTTCATCGACTGTGTGGAGCCTTCTCAGCGAGACAACTTCATCCAGGGCTTGTGCCACCACCTCGACTCCTACAGCAAAGCTGCCCACCCTCCCTGGATCCCGAGCCCAGAGCTGACGTGCAGGGCAGACGTCCAGGCGATGGCACCCATGAGAGGAAACACAGAGGCATTTTCATACCCCAACAGTTTGTATCCCAATTCCTTTATGCTTCACCATCCTCATCCAGCTGGACCCATGACGCACCCTTACCTCTCGCCTCCGTACTCCATCTCCCCTCCACCGTCGCCTTGTTACTCAAGCAGTACTCCACCCTTCTCCAGTTCACCCACGTATCTCACCGTACCCTGCCACTTCGTGTTCCCTCCCACCATCTCCCCGCTTTCCACAGACTCTTCGTCATCAGCATCATCATCCTCTTTTAGCATCTCGCCCCCTGCTCTGCCGGTAGTCCCAGGACCTCATCTTCAGGTTTCCCCCACTCCAGTGCGGCCCACAGGCTCAGCTCCACCCTGCCAACCCCAGACTCTGAGGCGAGCTCTTTTCCAGAACCAGATGCAGCGTGTCTGGAGGCCATGGTAA
- the mepcea gene encoding 7SK snRNA methylphosphate capping enzyme produces MIEMSVVKETVLSCEGNTDPPSHQPCELSGNDTNVLRSPGKTTHTHLCKVDGKETENEASHEHTERFAGDSVASESGLLVVEFSTQTQNGTPQSKQQTQRLNKRRSTMSAGFKYPGYGKRRRRANSESSSVLPTNFLLGGNIFDPLNLNSLLDEEVNRALNAETPKSSPLPAKNRDPVEILIPRDITDPLNLNCPSTRDRSLLMSPLKSGGRRRHRNKHHGAGGRGLSESMVSQPEFSETNGCSAAQVDGATSLSASHESGTAVDSLDSETLKDHQTLLSSTPEAQSSNKPNSTTNGDDVKDKRGSVPPTNDASTAQPSTNPTNPSSNRQRKRKRPGGRMDTDCSYGARSSGRYSQSFQAAGTGRASGGADRPNPNHCRSQYNNNQQQQKKKFQYGNYNKYYGYRNPGLSDDHRICVFKPEWFRGKAVLDLGCNTGHVTLSIAKNWRPARIVGLDIDGSLIHAARQNIRHYLSVVHTQQARRSGENGEREEEKDVAGEKSKREERDEEKCAPKDEHVAMEVAEKSKERKGSDAENMSTDDDRKGESGKMEDGECVGLPDVKNSFPVSLRISRGPIAAPPLPEMSANSLPPGDFPANITFVKGNYVLESDSLLLTQKEEYDVILCLSVTKWVHLNWGDAGLKRLFHRIYRHLRPGGLFILEPQPWNSYSKRKKLTEVIGKNYHSIRLKPDQFSSFLTAEVGFNSYELIGTPQNLSRGFQRPIYLFHKGPSPQK; encoded by the exons ATGATAGAGATGTCTGTTGTCAAAGAAACTGTTTTATCGTGTGAGGGGAACACAGACCCCCCTTCCCATCAGCCCTGCGAACTCTCTGGAAATGATACCAACGTCCTCCGTTCACCCGgaaagacaacacacacacacctctgcaAAGTGGATGGTAAAGAGACTGAAAATGAGGCATCACACGAGCACACGGAGAGATTCGCTGGTGACAGCGTGGCGAGTGAAAGTGGCTTGCTTGTGGTTGAATTCTCCACACAAACCCAGAACGGTACCCCGCAGTCCAAACAGCAAACGCAGAGACTCAATAAGCGGCGTAGCACTATGAGTGCCGGCTTCAAGTACCCCGGTTATGGTAAACGACGACGCCGTGCCAACTCTGAGAGCAGCTCTGTCCTGCCCACAAACTTCCTGCTGGGCGGGAACATTTTTGACCCGCTCAACCTCAACAGCCTTTTGGATGAAGAGGTGAACCGGGCTCTCAATGCGGAGACCCCCAAGTCCTCGCCGTTGCCGGCCAAAAACAGAGACCCTGTAGAGATCCTGATACCCAGAGACATCACAGACCCCCTCAATCTCAACTGCCCCAGCACAAGAGACAGAAGTTTGCTGATGTCTCCACTGAAAAGCGGTGGCAGGCGAAGACATAGGAACAAGCACCACGGAGCAGGAGGACGAGGTTTGAGTGAATCAATGGTGTCGCAGCCTGAGTTTTCCGAGACTAACGGTTGCTCAGCAGCACAAGTTGATGGAGCCACGTCGCTCTCCGCGTCACACGAGTCAGGCACTGCGGTGGACAGCCTTGACTCCGAGACTCTGAAAGACCACCAAACACTTTTGAGCTCCACTCCTGAGGCACAGAGTTCAAACAAGCCCAATTCAACCACAAATGGTGACGACGTGAAAGACAAAAGGGGGAGCGTTCCACCTACCAATGATGCCTCGACAGCACAGCCATCCACAAACCCCACCAACCCTTCATCAAACAGACAGCGCAAACGCAAGCGTCCCGGCGGCCGAATGGATACAGATTGTTCATATGGGGCAAGAAGCTCCGGGAGATATTCTCAGTCCTTTCAAGCCGCAGGAACGGGCCGTGCCTCTGGAGGTGCCGACAGGCCCAATCCAAACCATTGCAGGTCACAGTACAACAACAACCAGCAGCAGCAGAAAAAGAAGTTTCAGTACGGCAACTATAACAAATACTACGGTTATCGTAATCCGGGGCTGAGTGACGACCATCGAATCTGTGTTTTCAAACCAGAGTGGTTCCGGGGGAAGGCCGTGTTAGATCTGGGCTGCAACACCGGCCATGTGACGCTGTCCATCGCCAAGAACTGGCGCCCTGCACGAATCGTGGGTCTGGATATCGACGGATCGCTGATACACGCCGCCCGACAAAACATACGCCATTACCTCTCCGTAGTCCACACGCAGCAGGCCCGACGTTCAGGGGAAAATGGAGAGAGGGAAGAAGAGAAGGATGTAGCTGGAGAGAAAAGCAAGAGGgaggagagagatgaagagaagTGTGCTCCGAAAGATGAACACGTAGCGATGGAAGTGGCTGAAAAAAGCAAGGAGAGAAAAGGGAGTGACGCGGAGAACATGTCCACAGATGACGATCGGAAAGGTGAGAGTGGGAAAATGGAGGATGGGGAATGTGTAGGCCTCCCTGATGTGAAGAATTCGTTCCCAGTGTCGCTCAGGATCTCAAGAGGACCCATAGCTGCCCCCCCTTTGCCTGAGATGAGCGCAAACAGTCTCCCTCCTGGAGATTTCCCTGCCAACATCACCTTTGTCAAG GGGAATTATGTGCTGGAGAGCGACTCGCTGCTACTGACACAAAAGGAGGAGTATGATGTCATCCTGTGTTTGAGCGTGACAAAGTGGGTCCACCTGAACTGGGGTGATGCGGGACTCAAGCGGCTCTTCCACAGGATTTACAGACACCTGAGGCCGGGGGGACTCTTCATCCTGGAGCCTCAGCCCTGGAACTCTTACAGCAAGAGAAAGAAACTCACT GAGGTCATCGGTAAAAATTACCATAGCATTCGGTTAAAACCGGACCAGTTCTCCTCTTTCCTGACTGCTGAGGTGGGCTTCAACAGTTATGAGCTCATCGGAACTCCACAGAATTTATCTAGAG GTTTTCAgagaccaatctacctttttcACAAAGGACCCTCACCTCAGAAGTGA